Genomic window (Phragmites australis chromosome 21, lpPhrAust1.1, whole genome shotgun sequence):
GATACGTGCATGCATTTCATCTTCATTGCAGATTGCATGGTTGATGCAACATACGAGTGATTCTTTAATTTGTGTCGTCATGTACTGATGTACCCCTCCTCAGGTACAGCAGCCGCCTCCACTTCCACTTCCACCTCCTCAGGTACAGCAGCCGCCTCCACTTCCACTTCCACCTCCTCAGGTACAGCAGCCGCCTCCACTTCCACTTCCACCTCCACTTCCGCCTCCACCAGCGCAACGCACATGGGCAAAGAGGCCGGCCGGACCGCCTTCGGGGCTCAACGGCGTTCGCCAGCCGCCGCAGAAGCACTACCAGCGTCGGCCACCATTGCAGAAGGCGCAGCACTCTCCGCACCCGGCGCCGAACGCTCAACGCTCCCCGGGCCCGTCCTGCCCGGCGCCGCCTGTGAACGCCGGCTCCGGCGTGCCACCAGCGAACGCCATGAAGCCTCCACTTAAGCCAAGATCCGCAGCCAAGCTGCCGCACCCAGCAGCGAAGAAGGAGCCCACCGTGCCGTGCGTCTTCTGCGGAGTGCTGTGCATGACGGCGTGGCACCTGAAGCAGCACGAGCAGGGGCGGAAGCACCTGAACAGGGTGGCGTACCTGGCCGGGGAGATGAACGTGCGGTGCCAGGTGTGCAACGTGCACCTCTCCAGCGGGCTCAACGTCGAGCAGCACTACGCCGGCAAGCGGCACCTCCGGCGGCTCAACGGAGCCTGAAATGGCTAATCTTGGGTGGTGGCACGCGCTTTATGGTTTTCGCACAACATAATATAATTACTAGACACATATGTGGTTGAAACTATTATGCCAAGCTACTATATGGTGATATTTGAACTTTGAACACTGTGTTGTTTGTTTCGTTTAGTACCTGTGTAATTAAAAGGAATCAGCCTAATGACTGCTAAACAATAATTTAGTGTGTGTAATATGTATGATTATATGCTGCTGTGTTTGACTATGTtatattcggctcgccttattTCTGTGTAATTTCTctgatttcatcaatttgaattgcctgATGTGTTTTGAACTTTGGATGTGTTGTGTTAGTTCTCCTACGCCAGTATTCATCCTTTGAAATCCTGCATCGTGAAGCGTATTCTGTTCCCTTCATCACGTCTGAAGCCTGAATGATGAATGATGCATATCCTTCTTTTCATCTGCATTGATCCAATGACAATAACCTGTCATTGGCAAAAGCATATGCGACAAAGTAGTGAAAGATGACACCATCTCCTTCTAGACTTCAGTCACACTAGTTGCTCTAGTCCTAAGTTACGTCTAAACATATGTCTGATGACATATTTTCctgtaaaaaaatagaattttgcTATTTATCTGATGACATATTTCTTGATGCCAAATCTGTCTAATTTATGGCCTTATGATATGCTTTGAAAGTTGTGCTAATTTTGATTGGTTTTGACTGATATTCTAACAGGTATTGCTGTTATCGAATTCAGATGTTCTGAAGCCCACGGTGGGCTTAGCAGGGAAATCGAGGGAGGGGGTCACTGCGGTGCTTCTCCAAGCTCAGCGGGCAAGGCAACGGCGGAAGGAGCCCCGCCCAACCCATCACACGCTCCTGCCACAGTCACACCCATCCCACGCCGCCATCGTCGTTCTTCACGAGCTCTACACCGCCGCCCTCCTCATCAATATCTATATCCTAACGGTGGAAGGAATGGCGACCTCTCAAGGACCATGCTACTGTAGAAGTGGGCCCAAGTACGTATAcgtacgtgtatatatatatatatatatacacacatacacatacacacacacacacacacacacacacacacacacacacacacacacacacacacatatatatatatatatatatatatatatatatatatatatatatacgtacatacatgtatatacacgtacatacatgtatacatacgtatacatgtatacctatatgtatatatatacatatatacatacatatgtaatttccttttccaaaaaattctagaaaaatatcgaaatgaatattagttacattaataaatcagctgaaaaaatctaaaatgcaaagaaaaatatctaaaactcaaaaaaatatgaaacaaattttttaggttagtattactttcacatgttaaaactatgtgcatgcataaaagtactattattttctctataattaatttaatgtgtttaacattaataattttataaataaatattaaaatgtacaaaatttgtgaacttaattttttagtcttcttttatcgtgctctacacagtaaaataaaaataggcgCAGCTTACGCGCGCTAATAAGACTAGTTGATACTGCAACCCACGCCATCACTGCCATCCTCGACACCCCACCCTCCTCAGAGTCGTGGCCGTCGTACATTCTCGTCTCAGCCCTGACGCACTCTGCCACCTTCCCCCCCGGCTGCTCCCGTGGCTTCTCTGGTGGTCGGGATTTTGGATACTGGCCACCTTGCAACCGTACTCTGGCCAACTGTGTTTGGCACCACCACATCTCCGGCTACCTGAGGTTCGACCTCCActggtttctctctctctctctctctacatgAGCTCCCCCTCTAATCCCCATGATTTTTGTGTCAAATTTGCACTGCTCGATAAATGATGGATGCCTCTGTCATGAACAGGTGATATAGTGATCGATTTGAGCTATATTAGTGATATAGTTGTTGATCTTTGTTGTTGCTGTGGTTCTAGGGTTCATAAAGTTGTTCATTTGTGATTTTAGTGGCTGATTAGTGACCTCTGTGCCCTATTTGTGATTTTTCTTTCTAGAATTTATGTTACTGTCACTGAGAATTTCCTCTCATTTTCGAATACGTGAAGGGGTATTATGCTACTTGTAATCAGTGGATCTCTGGTTAATTTGTCTTTGTTGTAGAATGCTTTTGTCTAAAGCATATAGGAGTAGCATATTCAGATATCAGAATATATCTGAATGCTTTTGTCTTGCTTCATGCAATATACTTTCATTCAGAGGTGTTGAGGCAGGCTGGTTCTTGCTTTCTTTATCCATTGATTTCAGTCTCAGATCTCTCCCGTCCCCATCGAaggtaaaaataaattatatatgtgaGCTCTATTTTTTCATTACTGGCTGATTGTTGACATTAGttcttgatttttgatttttctttctagAATTCATGTTAGTCACTAAGATTTTCCTCTCATTTTCGAATACGTGAAGGATTATTATGCTACATTTAATCAGTGATCTCTGGTTAATGTGCCTTGCTGTAGAATGCTTTTATCTAAAGCATATAGTTGTTGTACATATGCATGAGATGAGTTTTTCTCTTTCTATACATGTATTAGTAAATTAAGCTGAATAAATGGGATAAGTTTTTGTCTTTCTATACATGTATAGTTGCTGTACATATGCATGTTTGTCTCTCTCTATGTatctattctctctctctctttgtcatGCTATCTCTCTCTGTATCTATTTTTCCCTCTCTTTGTCCTTCTATCTCTATCTATTTGTCCCTTAATCTGTATTTCTCTTCATCCCTCTCTgtatctctatctctctttgtttttctctatctctctgtaTTTGTATATGCCAATTGCTTTTCTTaatctttgtttatttttgtctCTTTCTCTATCTATGTGTGTCTATGTATATGTCTTTATTTTGATAGATTTATGAAATGTATTTATCTTTATTTATGTAGTTATCTCTgtataatatatacatatatatatatatatatatatcattgttGATTTCTGCATTTGCTTCTctctgtttctttctttctctttctccccCTTCTTTATGTTTTCTGAGATATCTTTGTGTTTGAATCACtgtctttctttgtttttttatgttGGATGCATGTTTCTATCTATTTCTCTATTTGTATATTTATGTATCTCTCTCTATCTATTTTTCTGATGTTTAAAATATTTCTCTCTGTATGTAGGTATTTATATATGTAGGTATTTCTCTCTGGATGTCTCTCTTTATCTCGTTCTTTATTTATCTTggtatctctctctttctctccttctctctttttatttttctgttgTTTAAAATCTTACTCTCTGtatctctccctttctctttctctctcaatcTTTACCTATCTGTATCTctctatatgtatgtatatatgtgtgaatatatatttgtatgcatatatatgtgtatgtgaatatatatatatgtttctcTCTTTATCTCTCTTATGTTGTTTGCTTCCTTTTTTTGTCTGTTGTACTGATTTTGATTTTGGAATCTATGAGATATTTGCTTTGTTATTAAGATTGTAGCATGTGGTGATGTCCCCTTTGATCAGAGCACATAATCCTTCCCATTTTTATGTAGGTGACAGAGGTCATGATACGTGAGATTAGCAACCAATATCACTCTCACCCAGTACAATATTCAGAGATTTCAAAGGGTCCAAATGCAGTTAGTAACCGGGGACAATACCTGCTACTAAATGCAGACAACCTTTCAGATttaagcatatgaaacaaaggGATTACCATGTAGTTGTTCTAATTATAAGATGTAGTAGATTACTAAGTATTTGTTGTTGGCTTTTGTACGTTATGACTGCTTGTTTTAGACTCAAAACTAAAATGCGTTTAACAGATTCGTCATTGGTTTTGGAGCTTTTTAGCAGACCCTTAGGCCAATTTGCTTAGCTGGTTCATAATACTTTTGCTTGTGTATGTGGCAAGTAGCTACTAGCTTAAAATCTAACAAATTTTGTCACACAAAATCTGTCGCTAGACAGATAGTGTACCCAAAAAATATGGAGTATATGTTAATACCACATGCTATGCTAACTTCAGCAACTGTTCATGTGACAACCGGTGTGCCTGGGCCGCTTGTCAATTCCCCTTAGACAACCAATCGTAGCTACCGCTAAATGCATCGATCAAACAAAATGTGGGTGTGGGTGCATTGCAGGTAGAACCACGACCAGTGATGCAACAACCAAATTAAATAAGAATTCTGTTACAGGGAAGGGAACTACTAAAAGGCCTCAGCTAGCTGAGTTTTGGTAGCGTTGGACACGGCTAGTTTTGTCTTCTGTGCACGTTTTCACTCCATGGTTCCTACACGATGATCACATCAAGGTGGCTGCATCTTTCCTCCAGAAAAACGAAGGTGGCTGCAGCTTCAAAGCCAGCACAACTACTAGAACAAACAACAGCGGCGGCTCACCTACAAAGAACAAACATTGGATAAAAAAAGGTACAAGATTAACTGGTCAAGAAGCTATGAGTTTAGCAGAAAGCAATTCACCGGCCAATTAAGTTGTTAGAGCTGCAGTTCAGACGCTGAAGCAACGGCATAACTAAAGCGCCTTCTCCtggactctctctctctctctctctctctctctctctctctctctgatgcAAGAGAGCACGGAGACCTCGGATTGATCGCATGCGCAACGCAATCCAGCCAAGAGATGCTACCGTCAGCACGTATTTCCATGATCTGGTTCACCGCCGACCCGTGCGTCACCTGCGAAAACGAGAACGAGAGTTTGACGTGCCGCGAGGAGGGAAAACGGGCAGAAAACGCGGGCGATCTACCGTGCGCGGGACTAGGATTCCCTAACGTCACGTGTCGTCGCTGATATAGGTAGTTGGATCCATATGTAAGTGATAAAGTTATCGTGATATCGACGGTAAGAAATCTAGATCTCCACGCGCGATAAACAATGCTGCAACCTCATGGTCACACGTGACTGCTAGTTACTTACAATGACATGACGCGTGACGATGGCTCGAGAATTGAAGGCCGCGGCCCGGGTGGCATGGAGGTCGGCTCGCCAACCCATCATCCTCTCTGGAAGTAAATTATATAAGATTCGGTTCTATAAAAAACCATCTTCACTGTAATAACACATGTTCACTCCCTCTATCTGCTCTTCAGCCTAGCCATTAAATCACAGGATAACCTAGATAAAGTTATACAATGGCTTTTCTAAATTagattctataaaatttgcttctacCTAGAGGCacggaattaaaaaaaaaaaggctgccGGATCCGGTAGCAACAGTATTTTGTCTATGTGTTTGTACCACTTAGGACAAAACTTTTAGAAAAGCGCGGTTGGTGTAACCCTTTTGCAACGTTTTTTACTGGGCACGAAGCGATGCCGAATGCGTGTGGCAGGCAGGACCAGCCACTCGAGCAGCACCAAAGGTGGCTTCGCCCCAAGCCTAGCGTGGAAAAGCTCGCGTGTGACAAAGTCACGGACGTTACACTAGCTAGTTCGTTCTTGCAAGCCTTTTAGCTCACCAAATCAAACGGCCAGTACGTTGCCATCAAGCAACCACACTGGCACCCCCACCTATATATTGCAACGCCCCCAAGAGCCCCTTTCAGAAACTCACACACCAACGCAGCACACACAAGCCACCACATTTGCCCGGTCTCTGACAACACCATGAGCGTCATGGACACGGCCGTCTCGCACAACGCCACGACAGGGGCGGCGGAGACACCTGGTGCCTCCAGCAGCGGCCTCGCGGGCCTGCTCCCGGAGGTGCAGACGCTGGAGCTGCTCGTGGCCGTGTCCATCTTCGTGGTCATCCACTCGCTTCGGCAGCGGCGCGCGCAGGGGCTGCCCTCGTGGCCGCTCGTCGGCATGCTCCCGTCCCTGCTCCTCGGCCTCCGCAGCGACATGTACGAGTGGATCACCGGCGTGATCAAGGCTCGCGGCGGCACGTTCACGTTCCGCGGGCCGTGGTTCACCAACCTCCAGTGCGTCGTCACCGCCGACCCGCGCAACCTCGAGCACCTGCTCAAGACCAAGTTCGGGAGCTTCCCCAAGGGCCCCTACTTCCGCGATACCGTGCGGGACCTCCTCGGCGACGGTATCTTCGGAGCCGACGACGAGGTGTGGCGGCGCCAGCGCAAGGCTGCCAGCCTCGAGTTCCACTCCGCCGAGTTCCGCGCGCTCACCGCGAGCTCGCTGGTGGAGCTCGTGCACCGCCGGCTGCTCCCCGTGCTGGCCGATGTGGAGGCGACCGGCAGTGCCATCGATCTCCAGGACGTGCTCCTCCGCCTCACGTTCGACAACGTGTGCATGATCGCCTTCGGCGTCGACCCGGGCTGCCTCAGCCCGGGCCTCCCTGAGATCCCCTTCGCCCGCGCGTTCGAGGACGCCACCGAGGCGACCATCGTGCG
Coding sequences:
- the LOC133904076 gene encoding formin-like protein 20, with the translated sequence MSTPFPSTVPHIIKIEDGSNVAASGQVPSDEDLRIMDMFRKGVQRRLELRRKGHCASFSAQAQPAPPPPVQQPPPLPLPPPQVQQPPPLPLPPPQVQQPPPLPLPPPLPPPPAQRTWAKRPAGPPSGLNGVRQPPQKHYQRRPPLQKAQHSPHPAPNAQRSPGPSCPAPPVNAGSGVPPANAMKPPLKPRSAAKLPHPAAKKEPTVPCVFCGVLCMTAWHLKQHEQGRKHLNRVAYLAGEMNVRCQVCNVHLSSGLNVEQHYAGKRHLRRLNGA